The genome window AATCACACATCAGATCACAAAAGCTGCACCTTTCTCTGTCACAGTGAATCCCGAGTCAGTATTGAGGATTCCCACATTGCAAGGATCTCTGAAATTACTGGCCGTCAAGCTGCCTGAATTTCAGGCTCAAATCATCCAAAGTGATTTTAATCAAGGCCAGTtcacctttaaaaataaaaaaaaccccaacttgcCATCTTGAGCAGCAGCTTAGAGCTGCCAAcgtgcaggggcagggggaggagggagaaggagggagagcaggaaggcaggagctgcagcagcagagctcaggaagcGCTGGATCCGTGCTGAGGTAAGGCTGCTTGCTTGGCAGCACAACCCTGATGGGGACTGGGCAGGTTTTCCTCACCTTGGGGCAGCTGGGAGCCTCCAGCACAGGATTTGTGCTGCTTTCCATAGGCAAATTTTGGTGCCTTATTTCCTCACTGAAGGTCTTGGTTGGCAAAGTGTCCTCCTCTATTTCTGGCTCTGACCgagctgctttttccctgcAGGACTCTCTGGCTGAAGTTGAGGAGAAATACAAGAAGGCTATGGTGTCAAATGCTCAGCTGGACAATGAGAAAACCAATTTCATGTACCAGGTGGACACCCTGAAGGATGCACTCCTAGAGTTagaggagcagctggcagaaTCCAGGAGGCAATATGAAGAGAAAAGTAAAGTATGTAAAGAGCTCTggcatggggaaaaaacagggagagaTTTGGAGGGGGGGAGAGATCTTTGGGAGGAGGCAGCTAAATTATTATTCAATATTTTGCATTACTGGTTTAATTAGCATTAAGTGAAATACCAATTTGTTGTGTACTTGTGATCGTACAAATGAGAATTTTCCctaagccatttctgaagaAGGGGAGAAATGTTCTGGCTGGTAAAGGCTATATTGGTATTATCACACCTCCTTTTATATTCCATCTCCAAAGTAAATTCATGGGGTTTGTCCATAGGGACTTCTGGAGCAGTTTTGCACACAAAGGTGTCTCCAGGCAGCCTGTGGGAGGGTTGTGCAGTTCAGTGGTGGTTAAATGTTGAATTAAGTTTTACATTAATTCAGCAGCTGGCAGCGATTTGTTCTTAAATAATAAATCTGGGGCTTATGTTTTCAGAACTGTCTTCTTGTAGTTTGGGGCATTTCACTACACTCCACTTCAAAACACAGTTCCTGAAAGAtactgtgtggttttttttctttttatttaaaagtccAGCTAACTTTCAGTTCATGGCCATGTGGGAAGAGTGGGTTAAATTGCCATCCATTCATCTGTGCAGTCTGAAGGACTGGAGTGTAAAAGCTCTTCAGCCTGCTGCTCAGCTTGTGAAATGGGCTAAATGATGTCTGCCACTTCTATATTTGGTGCAATAATAGCATCTTGGAAAAAGGACAAACTCGTTAAAAATTGCACTCTTGTGGGATTGTGATTAGAGGGATATTCATGAATTACATTGCAGTAagcattttctttgtgtttgggcttattttcctctttttgatGGGATGCTATTTTTGATTAATATTAATCTAGTGAATATTTTGTTATTCACAGGAATTTGAGAGGGAGAAACACGCTCATAGCATATTGCAGTTTCAGTTCATGGAAATCAAAGAGGCTttgaagcagagagaagaaatgcTTGCAGTAAGTAactggttttttcttttaatggctTCTTTGATTGGTACATTCCCAAGCAGCAGTAGAGTGGAGAATGTGAGGCATGGAGAATTTTATTCCCTATTCAAGTTTCTCACCAGAAGAAATATTAGTGTTTCAGGCCAAACAGGTTCAGAGCTGACTAATGCAAATAGTACTTTCCTAAGTATTACCTTATTCTTCCTAAGTATTGCATTTTGGACAGCTGTTTGTGGAGATGCAGAGGAAAATAACAGAACTGGAAAATACAAGAACAGTAACTTGTTTTAAGTGATGTTGTGGATAACAAGATTGTCTTCAGGAGCACAGGTTCAGTTGGGATGTCAGGAACTGTGCATTGAAGTTACTCAATTACTTTAGCACCTGacttttttcattctttggcATCACTGCAATCTTGGCCTTCCTTGTTAACCTGTTACCTGCTTTCTGTCTTCTTGTTTTGCTCCTGCCCCTCAGGAAATCCAACAGCTGCAACAGAAACAGCAGAGCTATGTCAGGGAAATTTCTGATCTCCAGGAGACAATAGAgtggaaagacaaaaaaataggGGTAGGACTTGTCAACTCCTCCAATGTGTTCAAAGTGACACTGATCCTGCTTTTGTAAAACCCCTCTGTAGTGCCTTTGCTTGCTGTGGCTGTCCTATGGTGTTGCCAGTGAAGTAGCAAATAGCAAGTGTTGTCTTTGGCCAGTAGTACCTTAAAATCCAAGGAAAACctagcagctgctctgctttcaaaCCACGGGCAATTGATTTGCTGTGCTGCACCATTTGCATTTGCCATATGGGGAAAGGAAGTGCTATTTATAATGCAATTCCATCAGCACTGAGTTTTCTCTTGTTCGGATTCAATCTGCAGACTGAGCAGAAACTGGAGTGGGATAAAGAGGTAATGGAGCTATTTATAGGAGGTTGGGATGAAAGTCTCCCTTGCTTCTCATCCCTTCCCACCACCTCTTATCAAAGCCACATGGAAAGCCACTCTGGTTTTCTTTTGCAGCTGAACACTGAAAGGCTTCCTGAAGAAAGTAGGAGAAAGAAATCTGGCAGCTTGCCCATGTTTGTGATGTCCAATATTTTGTAGCAGCTTGAAACTGAAAattgcctaatttttttttaaattgatctATTTGTACTTAGATAGAAATACTGGGAGGGGGAAGTTCAGTAGCAAAATATGCATTTGCACATGGTGCATTCCAGACTAAGGATGGCTTAATGGCAGCtttcaaattaattcaaatgtaaaataaaaagactCCTGAAATCCAGTGGGCCTATTTCCATGCCCTTCCATTAACACGTGGGAATGACATGGAGTCCTCAGTGTGCATGCTGAAGCAGTGTGGGTTTGGATCAGCTTGTCTAGCAGATAAGAATAAAAAGTGGACCTTCATTTGAAGGGTCCCCAGTGAAGAATTGGGCTCTGAATGTCTTTGGCAGGAATTCTTGGTTACTGAGGAAGCTTTCTTGGATTTGAGGTTTCTCTCTCTGTATGCAAACTCAGTCCTATAATTTGTAAACTCAACCTTTTTCATCTGTGTCCCTTCCATCCCCTGAATATCTTAAATCTGCTCATTCTTGTCTACATTTGTTTTCATGGCCTTTACTTGtctcccttcctttcttcaCATCTGCTCTGTCTGTGTTGGGAACTCAGGCACTAGAGAGGCAGAAAGATTTCTTTGATTCCATAAGGAGTGAGCGGGATGACCTTAGAGACGAAGTGCTTGTGCTGAAGGAGCAACTGAAGGTATGcaagaggaataaaataaatttatattcacCTGCTGACCCTTTTTCCCTGTACATTTGGGCAGAAATATTAGATCTAGCTCAGTAGCAGTAACTCAATTTTCATGTTGCCCATAAATTGCCATTTCAGGGATTTTCTATATGAAGTCCTTTCCCCTGCTATTGATTGTGAGTTCTCAGTGTAGACTGGAGTATAAAGAAGTTGTTTTTGTAGGAGTCACTTCTCTGAGGAACATCTTATGCAGCAGatttatgttaaaaataataaaaaaaaagagatggggTCACATGCTTTCTGTCAGAATGGCTGAACTGAGAACTGCAATATCTGTTCTCCTTCCTGACTCCCGGCCACGTTTAATGGAATGATTGAAACAATTGTTTATTCAGAGTATCTTGGACAAGAGCACTTGACAGTCCTTCCCTTGCTGAGCAGCAGGCTCTaaagctttgcttttgcttCCCACAGAAACATGGAATAATCCCAGACTCTGATGTAGCCACCAACGGGGACACATCAGACATCCTGGATAACGAAGGACACTTGGATTCTCCCCGAAGTGCCCCAGGCACCACTCAGGCATTAAAGACAGGAGGGGAGGGCATGCTAGGTAAGTGCTGTGTGTCCtctcagcccctgctgcctgTCTGTCCTTCATTCACCCACCTCTGCTTGGATGGGGCAGTTGTTAGTGGGACAATTAACAGCACGCAGCATGCTCCTTGTCCAGTCACTCCCTGTGCATTTCCCTGCTTCCTTCGTGTTGATTAGCACTCCCAAGTGtgtcctgcagcctcctccagcagcagacTTCACCTCCCCTGCAAGGTGACACAGGATGGGAATGCAAATAGGACATTACAGATAAGCAGCAGTCATTCACGTTGCCATTTACACTCTGAATTGGAAAATTGTCCCTGGataatcctgctgctgctcagtgtttCTCAGCACATGCCTTAAATATTCagggaaaaaggcattttagtTTCCTATCAAGAGCTTGTATGTTGGTTCATTGATGTCCCTGAGAACTGTGTCTGCTTGAACaacagtgctgggctctgccaaaGCACACCAAAGGATAAATTCTTTGCTCTTGTGCTATTGAACACTTAAAATTAACACTTCTGTGTTTTTACTTGTTACATTGACACTTCAGTTACATCCTTTGAATTTGACAGCGTTAGGAAGGAGAAATCTGGTTGGCAAAACCTCTTTATGCTTTTATGTGTTGAACTTAGTAAAGAACTATTGTACTAGTGTAAGGaaataaagtaatatttttgctttgttggattttttttttgttctaaatGAACATATTAATAAATAGCTGCAGGCAGCCAATTGTTGCAAGTGCAGGTTCTCTTGCTTTGAGCTTTTGGCTGCTTTTTCCTCACTCAGTTTCTGTGTGGAAACAATGTGGAACACCAAAAACCAAGGTAAgggtgtatttttaaatgtaatatgTTTTCTACATCTCTTAATcctggggtttcttttttcagaaTAGGTACAGCATAGACCCAAAAACTAACAACACTATTGTTTTAATATCTGttgcttttaaatataaattgaaGGAAAAGTGTTACAACAAAAATAACCTTCAAAAAACCACAGAAGTCCCCACCCCTTTGGGTGGGTGAAATAAGGGGCTCAGGTTACCTGAGCTTTGATCTGTGCTGGGAGGTCTGAACAGCCAAACTATTCCCTTGCCAATCAGATTTTACATTCAGTGTCTGTCATCAGGCACTGATCATGCCTGTCTtgagattttaaaagcaaaatattactGAATATTCCTTCATGATTCCATTGTAATGGCATCAGACTCCTGCACGGATAGAGGGGTGTCAGGGTTAAGGCTGCAGAGAAAATTGCTGAGGAAGAGCAGTCCTTAGAGGTACATCTGCAGGTGTTGCTGTTAAATGGCACTGCTTCAACCAGCTGATCTCCTCTGCCAGAGCTGTCAtccccacagccaggagcaAAAATCTCCTCCCTTACAAAACACGAGCCAGCACCTGAGAGTTCTTGCTTTGAGAGGGTGGTGGTGAGTTTCACTGATCAAACCCCCTGGATCCTTACTAATTCAATTGCTGCTTTGCCTCACAAAATTGGCAAAAGCTGATCTTTTATTAACCTGCTCTTATTCTGTCTTTCGGGTTTTGAGTGGGGAGGTAAGTGCTGTGGTGTGGCCCCCTCAACTTTCTCAATGGTCTTTTAGGCAAAGCCAAGGAAGTGGAgatgaaaaatgagattttggaggatgtggggaaaagagaaatcttGCAGAATACTGAGCATGAGGAACACAAAGAGGAGTCTGAGGAGGAAGTACAGACATTGCATGCTGCTGAAAACGCAAAGGCAGAACAAATGGTTGAAGAACGGCACGCCCTGCCTGCAGTGATGTTACCAGAGAGTAGGTTTGCAGAGCAAGCCCAAAGCCTCCCAGAACCTGTGTCAGGGAGCACTCCTTCaaacagtgacagtgacacagatgGCTTGAGAAAGGTCACAGagcccaggggcacagcagcccagcagcctgagAGTGCACAGGCTGAACACCATGACTTGAGTGCAAGGACAAATGAgatcctggagctgggctctcTGCAAGGCCACCCGATTTTTGAGACTCCTCAGGAAATGTTCTGTGActcaggcacagagcagcagctgggagaagcTGCACCCAACCAGGAAGAGCAAGAGGATCTTGAAACCAGCCATGCCCTGAGTGATGATGAAATGGATGAAGGGTCTGACACCACAAGTGAGGGCAGTGAGTTGGTTTCCAACCAGGCAGGGCTACCTGAGGGAGCAGTGGCAGGCTTGCTTAGGGAagagggaaatgtggagagTTCCACTCCAGAGGAACCCCAGCACTCAGAAGAAAGTGCTGAAAACAAGGTTGCAAATGTCTTGGAGGAAAAGTTTGTTGACTGCACTGATGGGAGAAGTGATAAAACAGCAGGTGACAGAGCTGAAGAAGAAGATGAGGTTGGGAACACAGTTCAGGGTCAGATGAGGGAAGATGAGTCTGTGGCtttggaggggacagagccatgTGAAAGGGATGTCCCAGCAGAGCCGCTTGGAAAGGAAGGTGGAGAACATCAGGTATTGATCCAACCAGATTCTTCACAGGACAGTGCTTCAGCATCCCCAGAGGAACCAGGTACACAAGGTAAAAGTGAAGAGGAAACTGCTACAGCTGAGAAGGATGGACAGAAGGAAGAGCTGATGGAAGAGCTGGAGGAGTGTTCAGGTTCTGCTGGAACAGGCAGGCAAGGTGTGGTGTCTGTGGAGGCAGCAGGCTCCATTCCTGAGGGAAAGGGAggtgagctgcagcaggcacagccaggaacAGAGGTTGGGGCGATCACTCAGGAAACCCATTCAGACCCAAGTCTTTTAGATGATAAAGTTAAGGAGTCAGAATTGGAAACAGGAGATGAGGCTGGCGAAGGACAGGAAAGTAGGACAGAATGGGTAGAAGATCTGAATCCAAAGGCAGAGGTTCAAACAAGTTGGGGTAGTGAAGAAACAGCAGAAGGtacagagggagagaaaaatgttCCTTCAGAGGGTGAAGAGCAGGAGGTGGTTCAACAAGTAGAAGGTGAATCTAAAGAGGAGTCAGGTGTAGGTGTTACTGTAACTACTGAAAACAAAGCCAGTAAAGAAACTCTGAAAGAAAACGAGCAAGAGGTAGAGCTTGCACACCACCCTGGTGGAGAATCTGCTTCTGAGGAAGGTGCAAATGATGCCCTGCAACAGAAACCTGTGCAGGATGAAAACATTGGTGAACAGGTTAAGTTGGAGGAAGGGGCAGATAATTCCCTGGCACAGAAACTTGTGCAGAACGAAAACATTGGCGAACAAGTTAAACTGGAGGAAGGTGCAAATAATTCCCTGCCCCAGGAAGCTGTGCAGGATGAAAAGATTAGTGAACAAGTTAAATTGGAGGAAGGTGTAAATGATTCCCTAGAACAGAAAGCTGTGCAGGATGAAAACACTAATGAACAGGTTAAATTGCAGGAAAGGGCAAATAATTCCCTGCCCCAGAAAGCTGTGCAGGATGAAAAGATTAGTGAACAAGTTAAACTGGAGGAAGGTGCAAATGATTCCCTGGAACAGAAAGCTGTGCAGGATGACATTAGTGAACAAGTGAAATTGGAGGAAGAAGTAAATGATTCCCTGCCACAGAAACCTGTGCTGGATGACATTAGTGAACAAGTGAAATTGGAGGACCAAGCAGAGGAAAGCCTGGAAGATGATGGTGATGCATTTGATTTTGATGAAGAGTCAAATCAAATACTAGAATCTGATGGAAAATGTGATGGAGAGAAAGCTGATGCACAGGGAGAAGAGGGTGATGGAGCAAATGGTGCTGTTGGAAAAACTGCCCACACAGacaaagctggagagggaagagaCAAAATGGAAACCAAAGATGCCTTGACCAAAGGTGGTGAAGCCCTGCAGCATAAGAAAGATGAGCCTGAAGAAACAGGGTGCTTGCAAGGGGAAGCATTGGGGAAAGCtgatgaggaggaagatgaaATCAAAGTATCAGATTCTAGTAAAGTGGGAAAATTCCAGGATCAAGATGTTTTGGAACAGGATTTGGAAAGTGCTTTCATTAAGAGGGCTGAAAGCAGGGAGGATCTGCAGGTTGGTAAAAGGAGTAAGGGCAGGTCCAGAGATGACTGTACAATCTCCTGAGCTCAGAATCTCAAACCTGCACGAGTTCCATGCTCTGTGAGCAGTCCCAGGACACAAACATGCACTTTGCACAAGACATCAGACCTTGGAATACTCTTAGAGCTTTGCCTTTGTAGGTAACTCAGCATAAAGCACGGATGTGGTAACGATGCAAGTTTTAAGTTATTCACTGTTGTATACCCACCACAAGAAATTGTgagtgggtttggttttgctgtgtCTCAGGTGGAAAGCTTATCACCTGATGAGGAAGCTTCACAACTTGactattgaaattattttatgcaATTAAAGTACCTCTAGTGTGGAtagctgctcctggggaatttctataggaatttttttattctagCCTAGTTGATCAATATCATGAATGTATATTGGGCCTTTGTGAATTTATGCACATTATGCTTACTTGTACTTAGATCTACAACAAGTATATGAACTCTTGATGAAGGAACTCAGCAGATCAGCCATCACTGATGGTGAAACTTCTTTCAGAATGCTTAAAGCCTATGAACCaatctcttgattttttttttaatatgaagaaaaaaagatcttttCATTCCACCTTGTGTGTATTTCTTATATGGTCACATTCCAAAATATAGTTCGATCACTGTGAATCTGCTTAGTCTGAGCACTTTGGAAAAGCAATACACAGTTTGGAGAAAGTGCAAGAAGCAGGTCTTAGTTTGATGAAAGGAATAAATATCTACATGTTTACTTCATTTAGGCACTTTGCACCACAATAGGCCTTTTACACCATGTCTCAcatggggtttttatttttttccagagaaagtgTCAATACACACTGTAATGTGTGCTTAGGTTTGCTATCAAGTACTGTCTAgatatgaatatataaaaaatatctatttttccaagaagatttttgtttaaaattgcatttgcttgctgcattatatatatattattttttgcaAACTCTGATTCTGAAACAATGTTTTTATCTCTGAAACAAATCTTATCTCTTTCCTTCTGGAAAGAAGATAACTTTGCATGTCTTAACTCTTGCTGGATATCAGACCAAAGATGACTGTTGTTTTGTGTACTAGCCCCCTGGTGCCTTTTGGAAAAGCTGGGTTGCTTTGAATTGCTGGCATAAATTAAGCTTGTGGACTCCCTTGCTGTATTTCCTCTTGCATCTCTGCTAGTGCTTGGGAGGAAGAGCATGTTTTGCATatataaatattcatttaagTGTTAAGCAATGAATGTCCCAAGGGAATGCAGACCGAGGGGGGTGTGGGCTGTGGAAGGTTGTATTTGTGTTGATGTTACAAAGTTGT of Zonotrichia leucophrys gambelii isolate GWCS_2022_RI chromosome 7, RI_Zleu_2.0, whole genome shotgun sequence contains these proteins:
- the LRRFIP1 gene encoding leucine-rich repeat flightless-interacting protein 1 isoform X9 — encoded protein: MGTPGAGRKRLPNRERLTAEDDALNQIAREAEARLAAKRAARAEAREIRMKELERQQKEIYQVQKKYYGLDTKWGDIEQWMEDSERYSRRARRNASASDEDERMSVGSRGSLRSHLDYASTYPVAGLESERTKKKSYSKATNGYEEDVYGSSQSRKSSRPSEYSCYLGSGSRASSRASSARASPVIEERPEKDFEKGARTVSSLSAATLASLGGTSSRRGSGDTSISADTEASIREIKDSLAEVEEKYKKAMVSNAQLDNEKTNFMYQVDTLKDALLELEEQLAESRRQYEEKSKEFEREKHAHSILQFQFMEIKEALKQREEMLAEIQQLQQKQQSYVREISDLQETIEWKDKKIGALERQKDFFDSIRSERDDLRDEVLVLKEQLKKHGIIPDSDVATNGDTSDILDNEGHLDSPRSAPGTTQALKTGGEGMLGKAKEVEMKNEILEDVGKREILQNTEHEEHKEESEEEVQTLHAAENAKAEQMVEERHALPAVMLPESRFAEQAQSLPEPVSGSTPSNSDSDTDGLRKVTEPRGTAAQQPESAQAEHHDLSARTNEILELGSLQGHPIFETPQEMFCDSGTEQQLGEAAPNQEEQEDLETSHALSDDEMDEGSDTTSEGSELVSNQAGLPEGAVAGLLREEGNVESSTPEEPQHSEESAENKVANVLEEKFVDCTDGRSDKTAGDRAEEEDEVGNTVQGQMREDESVALEGTEPCERDVPAEPLGKEGGEHQVLIQPDSSQDSASASPEEPGTQGKSEEETATAEKDGQKEELMEELEECSGSAGTGRQGVVSVEAAGSIPEGKGGELQQAQPGTEVGAITQETHSDPSLLDDKVKESELETGDEAGEGQESRTEWVEDLNPKAEVQTSWGSEETAEGTEGEKNVPSEGEEQEVVQQVEGESKEESGVGVTVTTENKASKETLKENEQEVELAHHPGGESASEEGANDALQQKPVQDENIGEQVKLEEGADNSLAQKLVQNENIGEQVKLEEGANNSLPQEAVQDEKISEQVKLEEGVNDSLEQKAVQDENTNEQVKLQERANNSLPQKAVQDEKISEQVKLEEGANDSLEQKAVQDDISEQVKLEEEVNDSLPQKPVLDDISEQVKLEDQAEESLEDDGDAFDFDEESNQILESDGKCDGEKADAQGEEGDGANGAVGKTAHTDKAGEGRDKMETKDALTKGGEALQHKKDEPEETGCLQGEALGKADEEEDEIKVSDSSKVGKFQDQDVLEQDLESAFIKRAESREDLQVGKRSKGRSRDDCTIS
- the LRRFIP1 gene encoding leucine-rich repeat flightless-interacting protein 1 isoform X1; the protein is MGTPGAGRKRLPNRERLTAEDDALNQIAREAEARLAAKRAARAEAREIRMKELERQQKEIYQVQKKYYGLDTKWGDIEQWMEDSERYSRRARRNASASDEDERMSVGSRGSLRSHLDYASTYPVAGLESERTKKKSYSKAASYYSDLGVPNSSYASTSQLSSQNGNWPSLLYSDALPARSYRASVYDESVYSGSRRYSAPSSRAPSEYSCYLGSGSRASSRASSARASPVIEERPEKDFEKGARTVSSLSAATLASLGGTSSRRGSGDTSISADTEASIREIKDSLAEVEEKYKKAMVSNAQLDNEKTNFMYQVDTLKDALLELEEQLAESRRQYEEKSKEFEREKHAHSILQFQFMEIKEALKQREEMLAEIQQLQQKQQSYVREISDLQETIEWKDKKIGALERQKDFFDSIRSERDDLRDEVLVLKEQLKKHGIIPDSDVATNGDTSDILDNEGHLDSPRSAPGTTQALKTGGEGMLGKAKEVEMKNEILEDVGKREILQNTEHEEHKEESEEEVQTLHAAENAKAEQMVEERHALPAVMLPESRFAEQAQSLPEPVSGSTPSNSDSDTDGLRKVTEPRGTAAQQPESAQAEHHDLSARTNEILELGSLQGHPIFETPQEMFCDSGTEQQLGEAAPNQEEQEDLETSHALSDDEMDEGSDTTSEGSELVSNQAGLPEGAVAGLLREEGNVESSTPEEPQHSEESAENKVANVLEEKFVDCTDGRSDKTAGDRAEEEDEVGNTVQGQMREDESVALEGTEPCERDVPAEPLGKEGGEHQVLIQPDSSQDSASASPEEPGTQGKSEEETATAEKDGQKEELMEELEECSGSAGTGRQGVVSVEAAGSIPEGKGGELQQAQPGTEVGAITQETHSDPSLLDDKVKESELETGDEAGEGQESRTEWVEDLNPKAEVQTSWGSEETAEGTEGEKNVPSEGEEQEVVQQVEGESKEESGVGVTVTTENKASKETLKENEQEVELAHHPGGESASEEGANDALQQKPVQDENIGEQVKLEEGADNSLAQKLVQNENIGEQVKLEEGANNSLPQEAVQDEKISEQVKLEEGVNDSLEQKAVQDENTNEQVKLQERANNSLPQKAVQDEKISEQVKLEEGANDSLEQKAVQDDISEQVKLEEEVNDSLPQKPVLDDISEQVKLEDQAEESLEDDGDAFDFDEESNQILESDGKCDGEKADAQGEEGDGANGAVGKTAHTDKAGEGRDKMETKDALTKGGEALQHKKDEPEETGCLQGEALGKADEEEDEIKVSDSSKVGKFQDQDVLEQDLESAFIKRAESREDLQVGKRSKGRSRDDCTIS
- the LRRFIP1 gene encoding leucine-rich repeat flightless-interacting protein 1 isoform X16, producing the protein MGTPGAGRKRLPNRERLTAEDDALNQIAREAEARLAAKRAARAEAREIRMKELERQQKEASDEDERMSVGSRGSLRTNGYEEDVYGSSQSRKSSRPSLLYSDALPARSYRASVYDESVYSGSRRYSAPSSRAPSEYSCYLGSGSRASSRASSARASPVIEERPEKDFEKGARTVSSLSAATLASLGGTSSRRGSGDTSISADTEASIREIKDSLAEVEEKYKKAMVSNAQLDNEKTNFMYQVDTLKDALLELEEQLAESRRQYEEKSKEFEREKHAHSILQFQFMEIKEALKQREEMLAEIQQLQQKQQSYVREISDLQETIEWKDKKIGALERQKDFFDSIRSERDDLRDEVLVLKEQLKKHGIIPDSDVATNGDTSDILDNEGHLDSPRSAPGTTQALKTGGEGMLGKAKEVEMKNEILEDVGKREILQNTEHEEHKEESEEEVQTLHAAENAKAEQMVEERHALPAVMLPESRFAEQAQSLPEPVSGSTPSNSDSDTDGLRKVTEPRGTAAQQPESAQAEHHDLSARTNEILELGSLQGHPIFETPQEMFCDSGTEQQLGEAAPNQEEQEDLETSHALSDDEMDEGSDTTSEGSELVSNQAGLPEGAVAGLLREEGNVESSTPEEPQHSEESAENKVANVLEEKFVDCTDGRSDKTAGDRAEEEDEVGNTVQGQMREDESVALEGTEPCERDVPAEPLGKEGGEHQVLIQPDSSQDSASASPEEPGTQGKSEEETATAEKDGQKEELMEELEECSGSAGTGRQGVVSVEAAGSIPEGKGGELQQAQPGTEVGAITQETHSDPSLLDDKVKESELETGDEAGEGQESRTEWVEDLNPKAEVQTSWGSEETAEGTEGEKNVPSEGEEQEVVQQVEGESKEESGVGVTVTTENKASKETLKENEQEVELAHHPGGESASEEGANDALQQKPVQDENIGEQVKLEEGADNSLAQKLVQNENIGEQVKLEEGANNSLPQEAVQDEKISEQVKLEEGVNDSLEQKAVQDENTNEQVKLQERANNSLPQKAVQDEKISEQVKLEEGANDSLEQKAVQDDISEQVKLEEEVNDSLPQKPVLDDISEQVKLEDQAEESLEDDGDAFDFDEESNQILESDGKCDGEKADAQGEEGDGANGAVGKTAHTDKAGEGRDKMETKDALTKGGEALQHKKDEPEETGCLQGEALGKADEEEDEIKVSDSSKVGKFQDQDVLEQDLESAFIKRAESREDLQVGKRSKGRSRDDCTIS
- the LRRFIP1 gene encoding leucine-rich repeat flightless-interacting protein 1 isoform X19, whose protein sequence is MGTPGAGRKRLPNRERLTAEDDALNQIAREAEARLAAKRAARAEAREIRMKELERQQKEASDEDERMSVGSRGSLRPSLLYSDALPARSYRASVYDESVYSGSRRYSAPSSRAPSEYSCYLGSGSRASSRASSARASPVIEERPEKDFEKGARTVSSLSAATLASLGGTSSRRGSGDTSISADTEASIREIKDSLAEVEEKYKKAMVSNAQLDNEKTNFMYQVDTLKDALLELEEQLAESRRQYEEKSKEFEREKHAHSILQFQFMEIKEALKQREEMLAEIQQLQQKQQSYVREISDLQETIEWKDKKIGALERQKDFFDSIRSERDDLRDEVLVLKEQLKKHGIIPDSDVATNGDTSDILDNEGHLDSPRSAPGTTQALKTGGEGMLGKAKEVEMKNEILEDVGKREILQNTEHEEHKEESEEEVQTLHAAENAKAEQMVEERHALPAVMLPESRFAEQAQSLPEPVSGSTPSNSDSDTDGLRKVTEPRGTAAQQPESAQAEHHDLSARTNEILELGSLQGHPIFETPQEMFCDSGTEQQLGEAAPNQEEQEDLETSHALSDDEMDEGSDTTSEGSELVSNQAGLPEGAVAGLLREEGNVESSTPEEPQHSEESAENKVANVLEEKFVDCTDGRSDKTAGDRAEEEDEVGNTVQGQMREDESVALEGTEPCERDVPAEPLGKEGGEHQVLIQPDSSQDSASASPEEPGTQGKSEEETATAEKDGQKEELMEELEECSGSAGTGRQGVVSVEAAGSIPEGKGGELQQAQPGTEVGAITQETHSDPSLLDDKVKESELETGDEAGEGQESRTEWVEDLNPKAEVQTSWGSEETAEGTEGEKNVPSEGEEQEVVQQVEGESKEESGVGVTVTTENKASKETLKENEQEVELAHHPGGESASEEGANDALQQKPVQDENIGEQVKLEEGADNSLAQKLVQNENIGEQVKLEEGANNSLPQEAVQDEKISEQVKLEEGVNDSLEQKAVQDENTNEQVKLQERANNSLPQKAVQDEKISEQVKLEEGANDSLEQKAVQDDISEQVKLEEEVNDSLPQKPVLDDISEQVKLEDQAEESLEDDGDAFDFDEESNQILESDGKCDGEKADAQGEEGDGANGAVGKTAHTDKAGEGRDKMETKDALTKGGEALQHKKDEPEETGCLQGEALGKADEEEDEIKVSDSSKVGKFQDQDVLEQDLESAFIKRAESREDLQVGKRSKGRSRDDCTIS